Within the Thermovenabulum gondwanense genome, the region CCCGTTATTTATTGAATTAAAGGCGATATTGGCACCCGCTTCCGTTACGCCCGTAGCATCAACGACCACATCTATTGAATTAGAACCGGTTATGTGGGTGTAATCATCAGTGATGGCAAAATAACCGCGATTTACTATAGAATCCAATTCTTTTTCATTGGAAGCAAATTTTATATCTTCCTCTTTTACACCGGCCAAAATATAAGCTAACCTGGCTTCGTTTAAATCGTGATCGCATACACAGGAAGCTACCATGCCTTTCAAAAAACAAAGCTGGGAGACAAGTCCTCTCCCCATTTGCCCTGCTCCCACTATACCTACTCTAATCTTTTTCCCCTCTTCCTCCAATTTCAAAAGCTTCTGCTTTAAATTCAGCATTGAACTCTCCTTCCTTTATTCGCCTTCTACACGTATTTTATCTCCCAGAAAAATGTTCGGTAAAAATTTATCCTCTAAATGGATGTATCCCGGAAGTTCCGGTGTACTGCTGCCGTCAAACTTGAAAACACAGTGACCGATTTTTCTGATATTATTGTTTGCCTGTTCTCCCACCGCGGTAACTTTATAGGGTACTTCCTTGAAATATATGGTATCACCTGCAGAAATATCTTTTTTGAGTTCAGATTTCGTATGAGTGATTGATATTTCTTTTAGTTCTAAAGGACAATCTTCATCAAAAATAATTAATACCTTTTGTTTAAGATATTCCACTACCAGCTCACCTATTCTGTTAACCATTACCTCATACTTGACCATAAAAAACCTCCTCGCATTTATAAGGTTTATATCTTTTCCGCTTCCTTTTGTTAATTTTATTATAAAAAGCCATTTTTATACAGTCAATTTTACAAAATTTTTGCTTTTATTAAAACAAAATGCCCTATTTAAGGGCAAGTTATAAAGAGCATTTTTTCATGATTTTACTATACTTTCATTATAAATGACACCTTTTTCTCTTAAACCCTTTAGTATTTCCTCAAAAACCCGGTCCTCCATTCCCAAATACTCGGGAGGACATACACCTTTTTTATCGTATAATCCCTTTGCAAGTAACCTTACAACAACCGAACAAGTATATCCAGTAGTTCTTGCCATAGAAGTGACCTTCATCACATCATCAAAGTAATCCACCAGGTCATATATGTAAGATATCATTTCCCCATCTTTCTTACCTTTTACGGTAACCCTCATAATTGTAAAATCTTTCTCCCCATCCTTTAACTTCCACATCGGGAACAACAATTTAGCCGTTAATTCAATTGGTTTTACTTTTACTCCATTTACTTCAACTGGATCATTCGCAAAAAATCCTGTTTCTCTTAACATTTTCATTTTTTCTGCATGGCCGGGGTACCTTAAAGTTTTTTCTTTCATATTGGGAATGTTCAAGGTGTATAAAAGTGAACGCAGACCGTCAGTATTAAAAGCTTCCAAGGTGCCAATCGGAGGAAAATCTACAAGTTCTATCTCCGAAAGAGCAGGCTTTTCCACTATTTCCC harbors:
- a CDS encoding PTS glucitol/sorbitol transporter subunit IIA; amino-acid sequence: MVKYEVMVNRIGELVVEYLKQKVLIIFDEDCPLELKEISITHTKSELKKDISAGDTIYFKEVPYKVTAVGEQANNNIRKIGHCVFKFDGSSTPELPGYIHLEDKFLPNIFLGDKIRVEGE
- a CDS encoding saccharopine dehydrogenase family protein, with protein sequence MKIIVLGAGLVGSLIARDLSRDFDVTVADRSEEALKRINELAGVGTLQIDFSKENAIKETVKDFDLVVGAVPGFLGFNMLKQVIEAKKNIVDISFAPEDCIVLDDLAKENNVTAVIDCGVAPGMSNILIGHVTKMLDETQYCEILVGGLPQSRYWPYEYKLVFSPLDTIDEYMRPARMKINGEIVEKPALSEIELVDFPPIGTLEAFNTDGLRSLLYTLNIPNMKEKTLRYPGHAEKMKMLRETGFFANDPVEVNGVKVKPIELTAKLLFPMWKLKDGEKDFTIMRVTVKGKKDGEMISYIYDLVDYFDDVMKVTSMARTTGYTCSVVVRLLAKGLYDKKGVCPPEYLGMEDRVFEEILKGLREKGVIYNESIVKS